One Streptomyces sp. NBC_01217 genomic region harbors:
- a CDS encoding PPOX class F420-dependent oxidoreductase → MAPNIATNTAVELDELLAFVRPRHRAILLTTRSDGRPQGSPLTCGVDDSGRIVVSTYPERAKTRNAKRDERVSVIVLSDDWDGPWVQIDGSAEVIDSPDSVEPLVEYFRNISGEHPDWDEYRAAMVKQGKSIIRITPERWSPIATGGFPAHLAPGN, encoded by the coding sequence ATGGCACCCAACATCGCGACGAACACCGCCGTGGAGCTCGATGAGCTGCTGGCGTTCGTACGGCCCAGGCACCGGGCGATCCTGCTGACCACCCGGTCCGACGGCCGCCCCCAGGGCTCCCCGCTGACCTGCGGCGTCGACGACTCCGGCCGGATCGTCGTCTCGACCTACCCCGAACGGGCCAAGACCCGCAACGCGAAGCGGGACGAGCGCGTCAGCGTGATCGTCCTGTCCGACGACTGGGACGGGCCGTGGGTGCAGATCGACGGCTCGGCCGAGGTGATCGACTCACCGGATTCGGTCGAGCCGCTCGTCGAGTACTTCCGGAACATCTCGGGCGAGCACCCGGACTGGGACGAGTACCGGGCGGCAATGGTGAAGCAGGGGAAGTCGATCATCCGGATCACCCCGGAGCGGTGGAGCCCCATCGCCACGGGCGGATTCCCCGCCCACCTGGCGCCCGGCAACTGA
- a CDS encoding MFS transporter codes for MATTTPTGVRGGHAKHGGSSDSVSGAPMTHRQIMEALTGLLLGMFVAILSSTVVSNALPEIISDLGGGQSAYTWVVTASLLAMTATTPLWGKLSDLFSKKLLVQIALIIYVAGSVVAGLSTSSGMLIACRVVQGIGVGGLSALAQIVMAAMIAPRERGRYSGYLGAVFAVATVGGPLLGGVITDTSWMGWRWCFYVGVPFAVIALIVLQKTLKLPVVKREVKVDWTGAFFISAAVSLLLLWVTFAGDKYDWMSWQTGVMLAGSLVLALLFVFTESRASEPIIPLRLFRNRTITLASVASLFVGIAMFAGTVFFSQYFQLARGKSPTMSGVMTIPMIAGLFLSSTVSGQIITKTGRWKAWLVSGGFLVTAGLGMLGTIRYDTTYWHIAVFMFVMGLGIGMMMQNLVLATQNQVAPSDLGSASSVVTFFRSLGGAIGVSALGAVMANRVTHYVKDGLADLGPKGAAMGHGGTGGGGIPDLDKLPAPFRTVVESAYGHGVGDVFLYAAPAALIAFLVTIFIKEVALKTNAANDAPAEAPVAEPVKAPEAVHALISQAAAQAAPAAVASASSASSADGLEAPVATVQGTAVHGVVRDAEGAPVAQAAVTLISLSGKQLGRSVAQADGSYGLDAPGSGSYVLIASADGFQPQASTVVVGDEPLPYDILLSGTSGLAGIVRTAETAAPVEGAVVIVTDVRGDVLATGKSGETGEFTFGELVPGSVTVAVNAAGFRPLALPVEIGGQGVTRIEAALQSGALVQGVVRAGADRRPLPDARVTLVDAAGNVVATSMTGEDGAYAFADLDAGEYSVIATGYPPVAGALTVAGRGVDGHDIELAHPGE; via the coding sequence ATGGCTACGACCACACCAACCGGTGTGCGGGGCGGCCACGCCAAGCACGGGGGATCATCCGATTCCGTGTCCGGCGCGCCGATGACACACCGGCAGATCATGGAAGCGCTCACCGGGCTGCTGCTCGGCATGTTCGTCGCGATTCTGTCGTCCACCGTGGTTTCCAACGCCCTGCCGGAGATCATTTCCGACCTCGGCGGCGGTCAGAGCGCCTACACCTGGGTCGTCACGGCCTCGCTGCTGGCCATGACCGCCACGACCCCGCTGTGGGGCAAGCTCTCCGACCTGTTCAGCAAGAAGCTGCTGGTCCAGATAGCCCTGATCATCTACGTCGCCGGATCGGTCGTCGCCGGTCTGTCGACCAGCAGCGGCATGCTGATCGCCTGCCGTGTCGTCCAGGGCATCGGCGTCGGCGGCCTCTCCGCCCTCGCGCAGATCGTGATGGCCGCGATGATCGCCCCGCGTGAGCGCGGTCGCTACAGCGGCTACCTCGGCGCGGTCTTCGCCGTCGCCACCGTCGGCGGCCCGCTGCTCGGCGGTGTCATCACGGACACCAGCTGGATGGGCTGGCGCTGGTGCTTCTACGTCGGTGTGCCGTTCGCGGTCATCGCGCTGATCGTGCTCCAGAAGACCCTGAAGCTCCCGGTCGTCAAGCGTGAGGTCAAGGTCGACTGGACCGGCGCCTTCTTCATCAGCGCCGCCGTCTCGCTGCTGCTCCTCTGGGTGACCTTCGCGGGCGACAAGTACGACTGGATGTCCTGGCAGACCGGCGTGATGCTCGCGGGCTCCCTGGTCCTCGCCCTGCTCTTCGTCTTCACCGAGTCCCGGGCCAGCGAGCCGATCATCCCGCTGCGCCTCTTCCGCAACCGCACCATCACGCTGGCCTCGGTCGCCTCGCTGTTCGTCGGTATCGCGATGTTCGCGGGCACCGTCTTCTTCAGCCAGTACTTCCAGCTGGCGCGCGGCAAGTCGCCGACGATGTCCGGCGTCATGACGATCCCGATGATCGCCGGTCTGTTCCTCTCGTCGACCGTCTCCGGCCAGATCATCACCAAGACGGGCCGCTGGAAGGCCTGGCTGGTCAGCGGCGGCTTCCTGGTCACCGCCGGGCTCGGGATGCTCGGCACGATCCGGTACGACACGACGTACTGGCACATCGCGGTCTTCATGTTCGTGATGGGGCTCGGCATCGGCATGATGATGCAGAACCTGGTGCTCGCCACGCAGAACCAGGTCGCCCCGTCCGACCTCGGCTCGGCGAGCTCCGTCGTCACCTTCTTCCGTTCGCTCGGTGGTGCGATCGGCGTCTCGGCGCTGGGCGCCGTCATGGCGAACCGCGTCACCCACTACGTCAAGGACGGACTCGCGGACCTCGGTCCGAAGGGCGCGGCCATGGGCCACGGCGGCACCGGCGGCGGGGGCATCCCCGACCTGGACAAGCTGCCCGCGCCGTTCCGTACGGTCGTGGAGAGCGCCTATGGGCACGGTGTCGGCGATGTCTTCCTGTACGCCGCTCCGGCCGCGCTGATCGCCTTCCTGGTCACGATCTTCATCAAGGAGGTCGCGCTGAAGACGAACGCCGCGAACGACGCCCCGGCCGAGGCCCCCGTCGCGGAGCCGGTAAAGGCTCCTGAGGCCGTTCACGCGCTGATCTCCCAGGCAGCGGCCCAGGCCGCCCCGGCCGCTGTCGCCTCGGCCTCTTCGGCCTCCTCGGCCGATGGCCTGGAAGCCCCGGTGGCCACTGTGCAGGGCACAGCCGTGCACGGTGTGGTGCGCGACGCCGAGGGCGCACCTGTCGCCCAGGCCGCCGTCACGCTGATCTCGCTGTCCGGCAAGCAGTTGGGACGCTCCGTCGCCCAGGCCGACGGCAGCTACGGTCTGGACGCGCCGGGCTCCGGCAGCTACGTCCTGATCGCATCCGCCGACGGCTTCCAGCCGCAGGCGTCCACGGTGGTCGTCGGTGACGAGCCGCTCCCGTACGACATCCTGCTCTCCGGTACGAGCGGCCTGGCCGGGATCGTGCGGACCGCCGAGACCGCCGCGCCGGTCGAGGGTGCCGTGGTCATCGTGACCGATGTGCGCGGCGATGTGCTGGCCACCGGCAAGTCCGGTGAGACGGGCGAGTTCACCTTCGGTGAGCTGGTTCCCGGTTCGGTGACCGTCGCGGTGAACGCCGCCGGGTTCCGTCCGCTGGCGCTGCCGGTGGAGATCGGCGGCCAGGGCGTCACCCGGATCGAGGCCGCACTGCAGTCCGGCGCGCTGGTGCAGGGCGTCGTGCGGGCCGGCGCCGACCGGCGGCCGCTGCCGGACGCCCGGGTCACGCTGGTCGACGCGGCGGGCAATGTGGTCGCCACCTCGATGACCGGGGAGGACGGGGCGTACGCCTTCGCCGACCTGGACGCGGGCGAGTACTCGGTCATCGCGACCGGCTATCCGCCGGTGGCCGGCGCGCTGACCGTGGCCGGTCGCGGGGTCGACGGCCACGACATCGAGCTCGCCCACCCCGGCGAGTAA
- a CDS encoding TetR/AcrR family transcriptional regulator, with translation MVSAADRVKNPARTSVWLDQRAPARTRRSDQPAGLDRERITAATVRLLDAEGLAKFSMRRLAAELDVTAMSLYWYVDTKDDLLELALDSVYSEIAPPGQDAHWHERLRELAVSYRELLVRHGWVSPLAGHFLNMGPYSMLFSHAMQDVIRATGLPLHQQTGALSAVFQFVYGFGTIEAHFVQRSRESGISQDEFFQQALGTIRSQPQLRGIVESSQDLMDARGGDTVEEMRERDFTFALDLLIAGIEAMRDR, from the coding sequence ATGGTGTCCGCGGCCGACCGTGTGAAGAACCCTGCCAGGACCAGTGTGTGGCTGGACCAGCGGGCACCGGCGCGCACCCGCAGATCGGACCAGCCGGCCGGTCTCGACCGGGAAAGGATCACCGCGGCCACCGTCCGGCTGCTGGACGCCGAGGGCCTCGCCAAGTTCTCCATGCGTCGGCTCGCGGCCGAGCTGGACGTCACCGCGATGTCCCTCTACTGGTACGTGGACACCAAGGACGATCTGCTGGAGCTGGCCCTCGACTCGGTCTACAGCGAGATCGCGCCCCCCGGGCAGGACGCGCACTGGCACGAGCGCCTGCGCGAACTCGCCGTCTCCTACCGTGAATTGCTGGTCCGGCATGGCTGGGTTTCGCCGCTCGCCGGTCACTTCCTCAACATGGGCCCGTACTCGATGCTGTTCTCGCACGCCATGCAGGACGTGATCCGGGCGACGGGGCTTCCGCTGCACCAGCAGACGGGCGCGCTCTCCGCGGTCTTCCAGTTCGTGTACGGATTCGGCACCATCGAGGCCCACTTCGTGCAGCGCAGCAGGGAGTCGGGGATCAGCCAGGACGAGTTCTTCCAGCAGGCGTTGGGGACCATCCGGTCCCAGCCGCAGCTCCGCGGGATCGTCGAGTCCTCGCAGGACCTGATGGACGCGCGGGGCGGCGACACGGTCGAGGAGATGCGCGAGCGGGACTTCACCTTCGCCCTGGACCTGCTGATCGCCGGCATCGAGGCGATGCGGGACCGCTGA
- a CDS encoding MFS transporter has protein sequence MTATAPGQNRLTSPSHPQRWLILGVICLAQLTVLLDNTVLNVAIPSLTRELDASTADVQWMINAYSLVQSGLLLTAGSSADRYGRKKMLIAGLALFGIGSLVAGLAQSSTQLIAARAGMGIGGALLMTTTLAVVVQIFDDAERIKAIGIWSTVSSLGFAVGPLIGGVMLDHFWWGAIFLINIPVAVIGLAAVARLVPESKNPGGERPDLLGALLSTIGMASVVYAIISGPGHGWTSGRVMLTAFVGVAVLTGFALWELHIPYPMLDMHFFRNQRFIGAVAGAILVAFGMGGSLFLLTQQLQFVLGYGPLEAGLRTAPLALSVVALNLTGLGARLVPRLGTPATIAAGMGLLAAGLAAVALLGGNGYGGMLLGLVVMGAGIALAMPAMANAIMSAIPPEKAGVGAGVNGTLAEFGNGLGVAVLGAVLNSRFAALVPAAVGAASLPAALAAATGDGERARITDAFASGLETSQLVGAVAVLAGGLLAAVLLRRAERAESARADSAGTAAAA, from the coding sequence ATGACGGCGACCGCCCCCGGGCAGAACCGCCTCACGTCACCGAGCCACCCGCAGCGCTGGCTGATCCTCGGCGTCATCTGTCTCGCCCAGCTCACCGTGCTGCTCGACAACACCGTTCTCAACGTCGCGATCCCCTCCCTCACCCGGGAGCTGGACGCCTCCACCGCCGATGTGCAGTGGATGATCAACGCCTATTCGCTGGTCCAGTCGGGCCTGCTGCTCACGGCCGGCAGCTCCGCCGACCGCTACGGCCGCAAGAAAATGCTGATCGCGGGGCTCGCCCTGTTCGGCATCGGTTCGCTGGTGGCCGGACTGGCCCAGTCGTCCACACAGCTGATCGCCGCCCGCGCGGGCATGGGCATCGGCGGTGCGCTGCTGATGACGACGACCCTGGCCGTCGTCGTGCAGATCTTCGACGACGCCGAGCGGATCAAGGCGATCGGCATCTGGTCGACCGTCAGCTCGCTGGGCTTCGCCGTCGGACCCCTGATCGGCGGAGTGATGCTCGACCACTTCTGGTGGGGCGCGATCTTCCTGATCAACATCCCGGTCGCGGTCATCGGTCTGGCCGCCGTCGCCCGGCTCGTCCCGGAGTCCAAGAACCCCGGGGGCGAGCGCCCCGATCTGCTCGGCGCGCTGCTCTCCACCATCGGCATGGCATCCGTCGTGTACGCGATCATCTCCGGCCCCGGGCACGGCTGGACGTCGGGCCGGGTGATGCTGACCGCCTTCGTCGGGGTCGCCGTCCTCACCGGATTCGCGCTGTGGGAGCTGCACATCCCGTACCCGATGCTGGACATGCACTTCTTCCGCAATCAGAGGTTCATCGGGGCGGTCGCGGGCGCGATCCTGGTCGCGTTCGGGATGGGCGGCTCGCTCTTCCTGCTCACCCAGCAGCTCCAGTTCGTCCTCGGCTACGGGCCGCTGGAGGCCGGTCTGCGTACGGCTCCGCTGGCGCTGAGCGTCGTCGCGCTCAACCTCACCGGACTGGGCGCCAGGCTGGTGCCCAGGCTGGGCACGCCCGCCACCATCGCGGCCGGGATGGGCCTGCTGGCCGCGGGTCTCGCCGCGGTCGCGCTGCTCGGCGGCAACGGCTACGGCGGCATGCTGCTCGGCCTGGTCGTGATGGGCGCGGGCATCGCGCTCGCCATGCCCGCCATGGCCAACGCGATCATGAGCGCCATTCCGCCGGAGAAGGCGGGCGTGGGCGCCGGGGTCAACGGCACGCTCGCCGAGTTCGGCAACGGTCTGGGGGTCGCCGTCCTCGGCGCGGTGCTCAACTCCCGGTTCGCGGCGCTCGTGCCCGCGGCCGTCGGGGCCGCCTCGCTGCCCGCCGCACTGGCCGCGGCCACGGGTGACGGCGAGCGGGCACGGATCACGGACGCCTTCGCGTCGGGGCTGGAGACCAGTCAGCTGGTCGGAGCGGTGGCGGTGCTGGCCGGCGGACTGCTGGCAGCGGTGCTTCTGCGGCGCGCGGAACGGGCAGAATCTGCCCGGGCGGACTCGGCCGGGACGGCGGCAGCGGCATAG
- a CDS encoding YceI family protein: MGLRAQVRTRDGWAVQHAVVTVTDMTGTQVLRAAADEDGAVRTDTPLQAGAYTVIVTAVGYAPAASTALVTASGRVEAGTVVLARQGGVELPPPGAWSLDPAHSSVGAVAQHLGISSVHGRFTEFGGRIEIAQDVERSRVDAVIGAASIDTGNGMRDKHLRSPDFLDSDRFPEITYRSNGLTPAGPDRWLVHGELTMHGIVRPVGLNLNYLGTGPDPWGGVRAAFSATAELRREDFAMNYNQVVQAGISAIGTTLRVELDIQAVQGESLPS; the protein is encoded by the coding sequence ATGGGACTTCGCGCACAGGTACGGACGCGGGACGGCTGGGCGGTCCAGCACGCGGTCGTGACGGTGACCGACATGACCGGCACCCAGGTGCTGCGGGCCGCCGCCGACGAGGACGGGGCGGTGCGGACCGACACTCCCCTGCAGGCCGGCGCGTACACCGTGATCGTCACCGCGGTCGGGTACGCCCCCGCCGCCTCCACCGCCCTCGTCACGGCGAGCGGCCGGGTCGAGGCCGGCACGGTGGTGCTGGCCCGCCAGGGCGGCGTGGAGCTGCCGCCGCCGGGCGCCTGGTCGCTGGACCCGGCGCACTCCTCGGTGGGCGCGGTCGCGCAGCACCTGGGGATCTCCAGCGTGCACGGCCGGTTCACCGAGTTCGGTGGCCGGATCGAGATCGCGCAGGACGTCGAGCGGTCCCGGGTCGACGCCGTCATCGGGGCGGCCAGCATCGACACCGGAAACGGCATGCGCGACAAGCACCTGCGCTCGCCGGACTTCCTGGACTCGGACCGGTTCCCGGAGATCACGTACCGCTCGAACGGACTGACCCCGGCGGGCCCGGACCGCTGGCTGGTCCACGGCGAGCTGACGATGCACGGCATCGTGCGCCCGGTCGGCCTGAACCTGAACTACCTCGGGACGGGCCCGGACCCGTGGGGCGGGGTGCGTGCGGCCTTCAGCGCCACGGCGGAGCTGCGCCGCGAGGACTTCGCCATGAACTACAACCAGGTGGTCCAGGCGGGCATCTCGGCGATCGGGACGACGCTGCGGGTGGAGCTGGACATCCAGGCCGTGCAGGGTGAGTCCCTGCCGTCGTAG
- a CDS encoding MarR family winged helix-turn-helix transcriptional regulator yields the protein MAVRSQYEELARQLSAIGSVKRGLTRLLPAECPAGSAAVLSLLREHGEMRISRLAELMAIDMSVTSRHVAHVAEHGWIERFPDPADKRSRILRLTPAGRELLGDLNQRVTEMFVHNLSDWSDDEVGQLNTLLARLRDSFACRGPAGCAPGKHPGDCRTRPADSHNDSYTRTPV from the coding sequence GTGGCCGTACGAAGTCAGTACGAGGAGCTGGCCCGGCAGCTCAGCGCCATCGGGTCCGTCAAGCGGGGTCTCACCCGCTTGCTGCCCGCCGAGTGCCCTGCCGGCTCCGCCGCCGTACTCTCGCTCCTCCGTGAGCACGGTGAGATGCGGATCAGCAGGCTGGCCGAACTGATGGCCATCGACATGTCCGTGACCAGCCGTCATGTCGCCCATGTGGCGGAGCACGGCTGGATCGAGCGGTTCCCGGACCCGGCGGACAAGCGGTCCCGCATCCTGCGGCTGACCCCCGCCGGACGCGAGCTGCTCGGTGATCTGAACCAACGGGTCACCGAGATGTTCGTCCACAACCTCTCCGACTGGTCCGACGACGAGGTCGGACAACTGAACACGCTGTTGGCCCGGCTGCGCGACAGTTTCGCCTGCCGCGGCCCCGCCGGGTGCGCCCCCGGAAAACACCCGGGCGACTGCCGTACCCGACCCGCCGACAGCCACAACGACTCGTACACCCGTACACCTGTGTAA
- a CDS encoding RNA polymerase sigma factor SigF has protein sequence MSAEQGSSKVLTLTKSAPAPVVLTSSPEAIDTRTLSRSLFLRLAALGPAPGPDGTDSPERAYVRDTLIELNLPLVRYAAARFRSRNEPMEDIVQVGTIGLIKAIDRFDCERGVEFPTFAMPTVVGEIKRFFRDTSWSVRVPRRLQELRLALTKTSDELAQKLDRSPTVPELAKALGVSEEDVVDGLAVGNAYTASSLDSPSPEDDGGEGSLADRLGYEDSALEGVEYRESLKPLLAKLPPRERQIIMLRFFANMTQSQIGEEVGISQMHVSRLLTRTLAQLREGLIAD, from the coding sequence ATGTCCGCAGAACAGGGCAGCTCGAAGGTGCTCACGCTCACGAAGAGCGCACCCGCACCCGTTGTGCTCACCAGCTCGCCGGAAGCCATCGACACCCGCACTCTGTCCCGCTCCCTGTTCCTGCGGCTCGCCGCGCTGGGGCCCGCACCGGGCCCCGACGGAACGGACAGTCCGGAGCGTGCCTACGTCCGGGACACACTCATCGAGCTCAACCTCCCGTTGGTGCGGTACGCCGCGGCGCGGTTCCGCAGCCGCAACGAGCCGATGGAGGACATCGTCCAGGTCGGCACGATCGGCCTGATCAAGGCGATCGACCGGTTCGACTGCGAACGGGGCGTGGAATTCCCGACGTTCGCGATGCCGACCGTCGTGGGGGAGATCAAACGCTTCTTCCGTGACACCTCATGGTCGGTGCGTGTGCCGCGCCGGCTCCAGGAGCTGCGGCTCGCGCTGACCAAGACCAGCGACGAGCTCGCCCAGAAGCTGGACCGCTCGCCGACCGTGCCCGAGCTGGCCAAGGCGCTCGGCGTCTCCGAGGAGGACGTGGTCGACGGCCTGGCCGTCGGCAACGCGTACACCGCCTCCTCGCTGGACTCGCCCTCTCCCGAGGACGACGGCGGCGAGGGCTCGCTCGCGGACCGGCTGGGATACGAGGACTCGGCGCTGGAGGGCGTCGAGTACCGCGAATCGCTCAAGCCGCTGCTCGCCAAGCTCCCGCCGCGCGAGCGCCAGATCATCATGCTGCGGTTCTTCGCCAACATGACGCAGTCCCAGATCGGCGAGGAGGTCGGCATCTCGCAGATGCATGTCTCGCGCCTGCTGACCCGTACGCTCGCCCAGCTCAGGGAAGGGCTCATCGCCGACTGA
- a CDS encoding Dabb family protein: MIRHLVLFKLNDGVERDEPRVVAGAKAFQELAGQIPELEFWECAWNITERPIAYDFAINSAVADEDALKRYIEHPAHQAAAGQWREFATWVIADYPF; this comes from the coding sequence ATGATCCGCCATCTGGTCCTGTTCAAGCTGAACGACGGCGTCGAGCGGGACGAACCGCGGGTCGTCGCCGGGGCGAAGGCCTTCCAGGAGCTGGCGGGGCAGATTCCCGAGCTGGAGTTCTGGGAGTGCGCCTGGAACATCACCGAGCGGCCGATCGCCTACGACTTCGCCATCAACTCCGCGGTCGCCGACGAGGACGCCCTGAAGCGCTACATCGAGCACCCGGCCCATCAGGCCGCCGCCGGACAGTGGCGCGAGTTCGCCACCTGGGTGATCGCCGACTATCCGTTCTGA
- a CDS encoding RNA polymerase sigma factor SigF gives MPASTAPQVPPQTVQSVETVEPVQTTQAAQTTQTTQTIQTETPDSTAPPARTRGADTRALTQVLFGELKNLEPGTPEHARVRAALIEANLPLVRYAAARFRSRNEPMEDVVQVGTIGLINAIDRFDPERGVQFPTFAMPTVVGEIKRYFRDNVRTVHVPRRLHELWVQVTGATEDLTTAHGRSPTTAEIAERLRISEDEVLACIEAGRSYHATSLEAAQEGDGLPGLLDRLGYEDPALAGVEHRDLVRHLLVQLPEREQRILLLRYYSNLTQSQISAELGVSQMHVSRLLARSFARLRSANRIEA, from the coding sequence GTGCCGGCCAGTACAGCGCCTCAAGTGCCTCCCCAGACCGTCCAGAGCGTCGAGACCGTCGAGCCGGTGCAGACCACACAGGCGGCACAGACCACGCAGACCACGCAGACCATCCAGACCGAGACGCCCGACAGCACGGCGCCACCCGCCAGGACCAGGGGCGCGGACACCAGGGCGCTCACCCAGGTCCTCTTCGGAGAGCTCAAGAACCTGGAACCCGGCACCCCGGAGCACGCCCGCGTACGCGCGGCGCTGATCGAGGCGAATCTCCCCCTGGTGCGGTACGCCGCCGCGCGCTTCCGCAGCCGCAACGAGCCGATGGAGGACGTCGTCCAGGTCGGCACGATCGGCCTGATCAACGCCATCGACCGGTTCGACCCCGAACGCGGCGTCCAGTTCCCCACCTTCGCGATGCCGACCGTCGTCGGCGAGATCAAGCGGTACTTCCGGGACAACGTGCGGACCGTCCACGTCCCGCGCCGACTGCACGAGCTCTGGGTCCAGGTCACCGGCGCCACCGAGGACCTGACGACCGCTCACGGCCGCTCACCCACCACCGCGGAGATCGCCGAGCGGCTGAGGATCTCCGAGGACGAGGTGCTCGCCTGCATCGAGGCGGGGCGCTCCTACCACGCGACATCACTGGAGGCCGCCCAGGAGGGCGACGGACTGCCGGGCCTGCTGGACCGACTCGGCTACGAGGACCCGGCCCTCGCCGGGGTCGAACACCGCGATCTGGTCCGGCATCTGCTCGTACAGCTGCCCGAGCGCGAGCAGCGCATCCTGCTGCTGCGCTACTACAGCAATCTGACGCAGTCGCAGATCAGCGCGGAACTGGGGGTCTCCCAGATGCATGTGTCAAGGCTCCTGGCCCGTAGTTTCGCCCGGCTTCGATCCGCAAACAGGATCGAGGCGTAA
- a CDS encoding endonuclease/exonuclease/phosphatase family protein, translating to MSLRRRTVQVLVAAGLSGSALVPPAAAAGQGQAVPLRVATYNIHAGAGMDNVFDLDRQTAELRSLDADVIGLQEVDVHWGTRSEWRDLAAELAERLRMHISFAPIYSLDPETPGAPRREFGVAVLSRYRIVRAENHEITRLSTQVPNPVPAPAPGFGEAVLRVKGLPVHVYVTHLDYRADPSVRTAQVADTRRVMAEDRAPGRQKVRQILLGDFNAAPAAPELAPLWQELTDIEPGGPTYPAQDPVQRIDYVAVSKDSVRVRHAAVAETLASDHRPVVADLLLRR from the coding sequence ATGTCACTGCGTCGTCGTACGGTGCAAGTGCTCGTCGCGGCAGGTCTGTCGGGGAGCGCCCTCGTGCCTCCCGCGGCGGCCGCCGGACAGGGTCAAGCGGTGCCGCTGCGCGTGGCCACGTACAACATCCATGCGGGCGCCGGCATGGACAACGTCTTCGATCTCGACCGGCAGACGGCCGAGCTGCGCTCGCTGGACGCCGATGTGATCGGGCTCCAGGAGGTCGATGTCCACTGGGGCACCCGCAGCGAGTGGCGCGATCTGGCGGCCGAGCTGGCCGAGCGGCTGCGGATGCACATCTCGTTCGCGCCGATATACAGCCTCGATCCGGAGACTCCCGGTGCGCCCCGGCGCGAGTTCGGGGTCGCGGTGCTGTCCAGGTACCGGATCGTGAGAGCCGAGAACCACGAGATCACCCGGCTCTCCACCCAGGTCCCGAACCCGGTCCCGGCCCCCGCGCCCGGCTTCGGAGAGGCGGTCCTGCGGGTGAAGGGGCTGCCCGTGCATGTGTATGTGACGCATCTCGACTACCGCGCCGACCCGTCCGTACGGACCGCCCAGGTCGCCGACACCCGCCGGGTCATGGCCGAGGACCGGGCGCCGGGGCGGCAGAAGGTGCGGCAGATCCTGCTCGGCGACTTCAACGCGGCACCGGCCGCTCCCGAACTCGCCCCGCTGTGGCAGGAGCTGACGGACATCGAGCCGGGCGGGCCGACGTACCCGGCGCAGGATCCGGTGCAGCGGATCGACTACGTGGCGGTGTCGAAGGATTCCGTACGGGTACGCCACGCGGCGGTGGCCGAGACTCTTGCCTCGGACCACCGCCCGGTTGTCGCGGATCTGCTGCTGCGGCGCTGA
- a CDS encoding NAD(P)-dependent oxidoreductase has product MSENVPAPGLLARARLLAAPTVDAFVVGELGRITGRPVEQGFSGAAPQEPFICVGAALPDALRGGNLVWFHSVNAGTDALLAAGPWPPGALLTRTVGRMGERIAQYVLAWVLADCQSVPEFAAQHARAEWRRIPSELAAGQTAVIYGTGRIGSAVAILLRACGIRTVGVGRGAVRTDAAPAGFDRVVAADDDARPLAGARWVVSTLPLTPATDGFFGTDRFAGMGGAAFINVGRGATVDMRALEAALHSGAVGRAVLDVLPEEPAAPGGRCWQLPRTVITSHSAGITADEDIVTDFTACWEAMARGRVPETAVDVGRGY; this is encoded by the coding sequence ATGAGTGAGAACGTTCCGGCGCCGGGTCTGCTCGCGCGGGCCCGGCTGCTGGCCGCACCGACGGTGGACGCCTTCGTCGTTGGCGAACTGGGCCGGATCACCGGCCGCCCCGTCGAACAGGGTTTCTCCGGCGCAGCGCCGCAGGAGCCCTTCATCTGTGTCGGGGCCGCGCTGCCGGACGCGCTGCGGGGCGGGAATCTGGTGTGGTTCCACAGCGTGAACGCCGGTACGGACGCCCTGCTGGCCGCCGGGCCGTGGCCGCCCGGCGCACTGCTCACCCGGACGGTGGGCCGCATGGGGGAGCGGATCGCCCAGTACGTGCTGGCCTGGGTGCTCGCCGACTGCCAGTCCGTCCCCGAGTTCGCCGCCCAGCACGCACGGGCGGAGTGGCGCCGTATCCCCTCCGAACTCGCCGCCGGGCAGACCGCCGTGATCTACGGGACCGGTCGCATCGGCTCGGCCGTCGCCATCCTGCTGCGGGCGTGCGGCATCCGGACCGTGGGCGTCGGGCGCGGGGCGGTCCGTACGGATGCGGCACCGGCGGGCTTCGACCGGGTCGTCGCGGCGGACGACGACGCACGGCCGCTCGCCGGGGCGCGGTGGGTGGTCTCCACGCTGCCGCTGACCCCCGCGACGGACGGTTTCTTCGGTACGGACCGCTTCGCGGGCATGGGCGGCGCCGCGTTCATCAACGTCGGCCGGGGCGCGACTGTGGACATGCGGGCGCTGGAGGCCGCGCTGCACTCCGGTGCGGTGGGGCGCGCGGTACTCGACGTACTGCCCGAGGAGCCCGCAGCGCCCGGCGGCCGGTGCTGGCAGCTGCCCCGTACGGTGATCACCTCGCACTCCGCGGGCATCACGGCGGACGAGGACATCGTCACCGACTTCACCGCGTGCTGGGAGGCGATGGCGCGGGGGCGGGTGCCGGAGACGGCCGTGGATGTGGGGCGCGGGTACTGA